One Candidatus Sulfurimonas baltica DNA segment encodes these proteins:
- a CDS encoding cysteine desulfurase, translating into MYKLNCLNYPEANDLSVSKTLSIEPLSTNVEFEEMSKDLTSRFNFSSLHSFSFSKEGFLGLMLELKSDIAVNLGESEAVVQAAQLYESLGFSVTYINLMPDGTIDYKAISSIKEEYLFVSPYIIDTFVKVDLQKIKEVFSGTVISNISATLDATHCDVAYFDVYKLSGYFTHSILLHNNLFKEQNLASIDTVGLKLIADAINKGKEAVTCKEEFINVLKESLKGDIIFFVDSDLTLNNVVHFGLKGIKAREVIRNLSLSSIFVTNGEGCSLGLSRPSRIIQAMGYTELQSRQALSLSFCKNLNSEEILHVASKIGKSYRQIKALHV; encoded by the coding sequence TCAAAAACGCTGAGTATTGAACCTTTGAGTACTAATGTAGAATTTGAAGAGATGAGTAAAGATTTAACATCAAGATTTAACTTTTCATCTTTACACAGTTTCTCTTTTTCAAAAGAAGGTTTTTTAGGTTTAATGCTGGAATTAAAGTCAGACATTGCCGTAAACCTTGGTGAGAGCGAAGCAGTCGTTCAAGCAGCCCAGCTTTATGAGTCATTAGGTTTTAGTGTTACGTATATAAACCTTATGCCTGATGGAACAATTGACTACAAGGCGATTAGCTCCATAAAAGAGGAGTATCTGTTTGTCTCACCATACATAATCGATACTTTTGTAAAGGTTGATTTACAAAAGATCAAAGAAGTTTTTAGTGGAACTGTTATCTCTAATATATCAGCAACACTAGATGCTACTCATTGTGACGTGGCTTATTTTGATGTATACAAACTTAGTGGTTATTTCACTCACTCAATATTGCTTCACAACAATCTATTTAAAGAACAAAATTTAGCGAGTATTGATACTGTAGGACTAAAGCTTATCGCAGATGCCATAAACAAAGGCAAGGAAGCAGTTACATGTAAAGAAGAGTTTATCAATGTTTTAAAAGAGAGTTTAAAAGGTGACATTATCTTCTTTGTCGATTCAGACTTAACACTAAATAATGTTGTTCATTTTGGACTTAAAGGGATTAAAGCGAGAGAAGTAATCAGAAACTTAAGTCTCTCAAGTATATTTGTAACAAATGGGGAAGGGTGCTCTTTAGGTCTCTCTCGTCCTTCTAGAATTATTCAAGCAATGGGTTATACGGAATTACAAAGCAGACAAGCTCTATCTTTGTCTTTTTGCAAAAATTTAAACAGCGAAGAGATTCTACATGTAGCTTCAAAAATAGGTAAATCTTACAGACAAATAAAGGCTTTACATGTATAA